A region from the Triticum urartu cultivar G1812 chromosome 1, Tu2.1, whole genome shotgun sequence genome encodes:
- the LOC125532695 gene encoding wall-associated receptor kinase 2-like, protein MPTAFLLTALLLAAAAATNEATGSLVVTHGCATSCGGVDIPYPFGIGGGCFRKGFEIECINSSHAVLAGTSIRVMRLSSDRAESLVMLPIGWMCFNASSPSEASDFSYAETEMNKDGVYRISNTHNMLVVLGCNTFAYTASGKTQGGTDAYTYYTGCMSFCNNSASAQDGLCAGVGCCRLDIPPGLTGNYFKFRAYNHSTMMDYSPCDYAFLVDRNNYTFRRSDLRMDTNRTSPVWLDWAIRGNGSVDITAGDVLSCTQAPKTGQYACVSAYSDCVDSTNGPGYNCKCSEGYEGNAYLADGCTNIDECAHPAKYPCYGICKDTQGSYQCTCHPGYESDDPRTGPCAPKFPLVAQISIGVIGGTLVIAFVAFIIIIRKEKRKTREFYEKNGGLTLEKAKVIKLFKKEELKPILKSSNLIGKGGFGEVYKGVVDNILVAVKKPISGNVLENKQFANEVIIQSQVIHKNIVKLIGCCLEVDTPMLVYEFISKGSLHDILHESDKREPLNLDVCLSIVVESAHGLAYMHSQAHTKILHGNVKPANILLDDNFVPKISDFGISRLIAIDKEHTANVIGDMTYMDPVYLQTGRLTEKSDVYSFGVVILEVISRKKATHSDNNSLVTSFLECHKEGKKATELFDKEIVVAGDLELLDTLAGIAVECLNLDVDQRPSMTDVVTRLLTFNRSRVL, encoded by the exons ATGCCGACGGCATTCTTGCTGACCGCCCTGCTCCTGGCGGCAGCGGCAGCCACCAACGAGGCGACAGGGAGCCTCGTCGTGACCCATGGCTGCGCGACGAGCTGCGGCGGCGTGGACATCCCCTACCCTTTCGGCATCGGCGGCGGCTGCTTCCGCAAGGGCTTCGAGATCGAGTGCATCAACAGCAGCCACGCTGTGCTCGCCGGCACGTCCATCCGGGTGATGCGCCTGTCGTCGGACCGGGCCGAGTCGCTGGTGATGCTCCCCATTGGATGGATGTGCTTTAACGCCTCCAGCCCCAGCGAAGCTTCGGATTTCAGCTACGCCGAGACGGAGATGAACAAGGACGGCGTGTACCGCATCTCCAACACGCACAACATGCTCGTCGTCCTCGGCTGTAACACCTTCGCCTACACCGCCAGCGGGAAGACGCAGGGCGGCACCGACGCCTACACCTACTACACCGGGTGCATGTCCTTCTGCAACAACTCGGCCAGCGCGCAGGacggcctctgcgccggcgtcgGCTGCTGCCGCCTCGACATCCCGCCGGGCCTCACCGGCAACTACTTCAAGTTCCGCGCCTACAACCACTCCACCATGATGGACTACAGCCCCTGCGACTACGCCTTCCTCGTCGACAGGAACAACTACACCTTCCGCCGCTCCGACCTCCGCATGGACACCAACCGGACCTCGCCCGTGTGGCTCGACTGGGCCATCCGCGGCAACGGTTCCGTCGATATCACCGCCGGCGACGTGTTGTCGTGCACGCAGGCGCCCAAGACGGGTCAGTATGCCTGCGTCAGCGCGTACAGCGACTGCGTGGATTCCACCAATGGGCCTGGCTACAACTGCAAGTGCTCCGAAGGCTACGAGGGCAACGCCTACCTTGCCGACGGATGCACCA ATATAGATGAATGTGCACATCCAGCAAAGTATCCTTGCTACGGTATCTGCAAGGACACTCAAGGATCTTACCAATGCACCTGTCATCCAGGTTATGAGAGCGATGACCCAAGAACTGGACCCTGCGCTCCAAAGTTCCCACTTGTTGCACAGATTTC TATAGGTGTAATAGGTGGTACACTTGTCATCGCATTTGTGGCATTCATTATTATTATTCGAAAAGAGAAGCGGAAGACCAGAGAGTTTTATGAGAAAAATGGTGGTCTTACCTTGGAGAAAGCTAAAGTTATAAAGCTTTTCAAAAAGGAGGAGCTCAAGCCAATTTTGAAAAGTAGCAATTTAATTGGAAAAGGTGGCTTTGGTGAAGTTTACAAGGGGGTTGTTGATAACATACTAGTTGCAGTAAAGAAACCAATTAGTGGTAATGTGCTGGAGAACAAGCAATTTGCAAATGAAGTCATCATACAGTCTCAAGTCATCCACAAGAACATTGTTAAGCTTATAGGTTGTTGCCTAGAAGTGGATACCCCCATGCTAGTGTACGAGTTCATTTCCAAAGGAAGCTTGCATGACATTCTTCACGAGTCTGACAAGAGGGAGCCGCTCAACTTGGATGTGTGCCTAAGCATTGTTGTGGAATCGGCACATGGTCTAGCTTATATGCATTCCCAAGCCCATACCAAAATCTTGCACGGTAATGTTAAACCAGCCAATATACTTTTGGATGACAACTTTGTGCCAAAGATCTCAGACTTTGGCATATCGAGGTTGATTGCAATAGATAAGGAACACACTGCAAATGTCATTGGTGACATGACTTATATGGATCCAGTATACCTGCAAACAGGTCGACTGACTGAAAAAAGTGATGTCTACAGTTTTGGGGTTGTCATCTTAGAGGTCATTAGCAGGAAGAAGGCCACTCATTCCGACAATAACAGCTTAGTGACGAGTTTCCTTGAGTGTCATAAAGAAGGGAAGAAAGCAACTGAGTTGTTTGATAAGGAAATTGTCGTAGCAGGAGATTTGGAGCTTCTTGACACTCTGGCAGGTATTGCTGTGGAATGTCTTAACCTGGATGTGGATCAAAGACCATCAATGACAGATGTCGTGACGCGTCTTCTCACATTTAATAGATCCCGTGTGTTGTAA
- the LOC125546332 gene encoding wall-associated receptor kinase 2-like, which yields MPTAFLLMALLLAAAAASATAEAAGSLVVTHGCGMSCGGVVIPYPFGIGGGCFRKGFEIECVNNGRPVLAGTSIQVVHLSADPAESLVLLPVGWMCYNASNPSKAADFSYAETEMNKDGVYRISNTHNELVVLGCNTMAYTASGKTEGGGAAYPYAYYTGCMSYCNDSASARDGLCAGVGCCRVDIPPGLTGNYFEFHAYNHSTMMDYSPCDYAFLVDRNNYTFRRSDLLMDTNRTSPVWLDWAIRGDVLSCTQAAKTGQSACVSAHSDCVDSTNGPGYNCKCSKGYDGNAYLADGCTNIDECAHPVKYPCYGVCKDTQGSYQCTCHPGYESDDPRTEQCVPKFPLAAQISTGAIGGALVIAFTAFVIIIRKEKRKTKEFYEKNGGLTLEKAKVIKLFKKEELKPVLKISNLIGKGGFGEVYKGVVDDILVAVKKPISGNVLENKQFANEVIIQSQVIHKNIVRLIGCCLEVDTPMLVYEFISKGSLHDILHRVDNKEPLNLDVRLSIVAESAHGLAYMHSQAHTKILHGDVKPANILLDDSFVPKISDFGISRLIAIDKEHTANVIGDMTYMDPVYLQTGLLTEKSDVYSFGVVILEVISRKKATHSDNNSLVTSFLECHKEKKKATELFDKEIATTGNLELLDTLAGIAVGCLNLDVDQRPSMTDVVARLLTLNRSRMV from the exons ATGCCGACAGCATTCTTGCTGATGGCCCTACTCCTGGCGGCAGCTGCAGCGTCAGCCACCGCCGAGGCGGCAGGGAGCCTCGTGGTGACCCATGGCTGCGGCATGAGCTGCGGCGGAGTGGTCATCCCCTACCCTTTCGGCATCGGCGGCGGCTGCTTCCGCAAGGGCTTCGAGATTGAGTGCGTAAACAACGGCCGCCCTGTGCTCGCCGGCACGTCCATCCAGGTGGTGCACCTGTCGGCTGATCCGGCGGAGTCGCTGGTGTTGCTCCCCGTCGGGTGGATGTGCTACAACGCCTCGAACCCCAGCAAGGCCGCAGACTTCAGCTACGCCGAGACGGAGATGAACAAGGACGGCGTGTACCGCATCTCCAACACGCACAATGAGCTCGTCGTCCTCGGCTGCAACACCATGGCCTACACCGCCAGCGGGAAGACCGAGGGCGGTGGCGCGGCGTACCCGTACGCCTACTACACCGGGTGCATGTCCTACTGCAATGACTCGGCGAGCGCGCGGGACGGCCTCTGTGCCGGCGTCGGGTGCTGCCGCGTCGACATCCCGCCGGGCCTCACCGGCAACTACTTCGAGTTCCATGCCTACAATCACTCCACCATGATGGACTACAGCCCCTGCGACTACGCCTTCCTCGTCGACAGGAACAACTACACCTTCCGCCGCTCCGACCTCCTCATGGACACCAACCGGACCTCGCCCGTGTGGCTCGACTGGGCCATCCGCGGCGACGTATTATCGTGCACGCAGGCGGCCAAGACGGGTCAGTCCGCCTGCGTTAGCGCGCACAGCGACTGCGTGGATTCCACCAATGGGCCGGGCTACAACTGCAAGTGCTCCAAAGGCTACGATGGCAACGCCTACCTTGCCGACGGATGCACCA ATATAGATGAATGTGCACATCCGGTGAAGTATCCTTGCTACGGTGTCTGCAAGGACACTCAAGGATCTTACCAATGCACCTGTCATCCAGGTTACGAGAGCGATGACCCAAGAACTGAACAATGCGTTCCAAAGTTCCCACTTGCTGCACAGATTTCCACAG GTGCAATAGGTGGTGCACTTGTCATCGCATTTACGGCATTTGTCATTATTATTCGGAAAGAGAAGCGGAAGACCAAAGAGTTCTATGAGAAAAATGGTGGTCTTACCTTAGAGAAAGCTAAAGTTATAAAGCTTTTCAAAAAGGAGGAGCTCAAGCCAGTTTTAAAGATTAGCAATTTAATTGGAAAAGGTGGCTTTGGTGAAGTTTACAAGGGGGTTGTTGATGACATACTAGTCGCAGTAAAGAAACCAATTAGTGGTAATGTGCTGGAGAACAAGCAATTTGCAAATGAAGTCATCATCCAATCCCAAGTCATCCACAAGAACATTGTTAGGCTCATAGGTTGTTGCCTAGAAGTGGATACCCCCATGCTAGTGTACGAGTTCATTTCCAAAGGAAGTTTGCATGACATTCTTCACAGGGTTGACAACAAGGAGCCTCTCAACTTGGATGTGCGTCTAAGCATTGTTGCAGAATCAGCACATGGTCTAGCTTATATGCATTCACAGGCCCATACCAAAATCCTGCACGGTGATGTTAAACCAGCAAATATACTTTTGGATGACAGCTTTGTGCCAAAGATCTCTGACTTTGGCATATCAAGGTTGATTGCAATAGACAAGGAACACACTGCAAATGTCATTGGTGACATGACTTATATGGACCCAGTATACCTACAAACAGGCCTATTGACTGAAAAAAGTGATGTCTACAGTTTCGGGGTTGTCATCTTAGAGGTCATTAGCAGGAAGAAGGCCACTCATTCTGACAACAACAGCTTGGTGACGAGTTTCCTCGAGTGCCACAAAGAGAAGAAGAAAGCAACCGAGTTGTTTGATAAGGAAATTGCAACCACAGGAAATTTGGAGCTTCTTGACACACTAGCAGGGATTGCTGTGGGATGTCTCAACCTTGATGTGGATCAAAGGCCATCAATGACAGACGTTGTGGCGCGCCTTCTCACATTGAATCGATCACGTATGGTGTAA